One window of Erwinia aphidicola genomic DNA carries:
- a CDS encoding protein YgfX: MVLWQCSLRVSWYARCASLMLHGTVILALLLAAWSASFGYTLLWAGLTVLVVLECLRSQRRIVRREGDLALLPGHIVRWRQQQWQMPIPPWITRQAILLSLRNHAGQRERLWLFADAMESAEWRLLRQQLLMNKERADE; this comes from the coding sequence GTGGTCCTGTGGCAATGTAGCCTGCGGGTTTCCTGGTATGCCCGCTGTGCCTCGCTGATGCTGCATGGCACCGTCATCCTCGCGCTGCTGCTGGCAGCCTGGTCGGCCAGCTTTGGCTATACCCTGCTGTGGGCAGGCTTAACGGTGCTGGTGGTGCTGGAATGCCTGCGCAGTCAGCGGCGGATTGTCAGACGCGAGGGGGATCTCGCCCTGCTGCCGGGGCACATTGTGCGCTGGCGCCAGCAGCAGTGGCAGATGCCGATTCCGCCGTGGATCACCCGCCAGGCGATACTGCTGTCGTTGCGTAATCACGCAGGTCAGCGCGAGCGGCTGTGGCTGTTTGCCGACGCTATGGAAAGCGCCGAATGGCGCCTGCTGCGCCAGCAGCTGCTGATGAATAAGGAGCGCGCGGATGAGTAG
- the sdhE gene encoding FAD assembly factor SdhE, with translation MDITNKARIHWACRRGMRELDISIMPFFEYEFDSLDDTDKQLFVRLLENDDPDLFNWLMNHGEPADAELRRMVALIQERNQQRGPVAM, from the coding sequence ATGGATATTACAAATAAAGCACGTATTCACTGGGCATGCCGCCGCGGCATGCGCGAACTGGATATCTCCATCATGCCGTTTTTTGAGTATGAGTTTGACTCACTGGACGACACCGACAAGCAGCTGTTTGTCCGGCTGCTGGAGAACGATGACCCGGACCTGTTTAACTGGCTGATGAACCACGGCGAGCCAGCCGATGCGGAGCTGAGAAGGATGGTGGCGCTGATTCAGGAGCGAAACCAACAACGTGGTCCTGTGGCAATGTAG
- the creB gene encoding two-component system response regulator CreB has translation MSSATIWLVEDEAAIADTLLYMLQLEGFTTRWFPRGLPVLEAVARQQPDLVILDVGLPDINGFELCRQLLAQLPELPVLFLTARSEEIDRLLGLEIGADDYVAKPFSPREVCARVRTLLRRLQKQQRVAQAAQLQVGRFTLNEAAASIQWCQQPLSLTRYEYLLLRTLLLSPGRVFSRQQLMDLVWKEAEESLDRTVDTHIKTLRAKLREINPDSQVLMTHRGLGYSLVAG, from the coding sequence ATGAGTAGTGCGACGATCTGGTTAGTTGAGGATGAAGCTGCCATCGCGGATACCCTGCTCTACATGCTGCAGCTTGAAGGCTTCACTACCCGCTGGTTTCCCCGCGGGCTGCCGGTGCTGGAGGCGGTTGCCCGCCAGCAGCCCGATCTGGTTATTCTTGATGTCGGGCTGCCGGACATTAACGGCTTTGAGCTGTGCCGCCAGCTACTGGCGCAGCTGCCTGAGCTGCCGGTGCTGTTTCTGACTGCGCGCAGTGAGGAGATCGACCGCCTGCTCGGCTTAGAGATCGGCGCGGACGACTACGTCGCTAAACCCTTTTCACCACGCGAAGTTTGCGCCCGGGTGCGAACCCTGCTGCGCCGCCTGCAAAAACAGCAGCGTGTGGCGCAGGCTGCGCAACTTCAGGTCGGGCGCTTTACCCTTAATGAGGCTGCTGCCAGCATTCAGTGGTGCCAGCAGCCGTTATCCTTAACGCGCTATGAATATCTGTTACTGCGAACCCTGCTGCTGTCACCCGGGCGCGTTTTTTCACGCCAGCAGTTGATGGATCTGGTGTGGAAAGAGGCCGAGGAGAGCCTTGACCGTACCGTTGATACCCATATCAAAACCCTGCGTGCCAAGCTGCGTGAAATCAACCCTGACAGCCAGGTGCTGATGACTCATCGCGGGCTGGGGTACAGCCTGGTGGCGGGCTGA
- the dsbC gene encoding bifunctional protein-disulfide isomerase/oxidoreductase DsbC — protein sequence MKKHYLLLSLLIASVSGLAHADDAAIKQSLTKLGLQQTEIQPSPLPGIKTVLSESGVLYVTEDGKHFLQGPLYDVSGGQPVNVTNQLLQKKVDALSSEMIVYKAAKEQHVITVFTDITCGYCRKLHEQMADYNALGITVRYLAFPREGMNGQVAKEMKSVWCSADPRKAFSAAMKGDTVAPADCKIDIGQQYKLGVLFGIQGTPAMLLENGTMIPGYQGPQDLKKFLDSQKNGG from the coding sequence ATGAAGAAGCATTACCTGTTACTTTCTCTCCTCATCGCTTCGGTCAGCGGGCTGGCCCACGCCGATGATGCCGCCATTAAACAGTCGCTGACCAAACTGGGCTTACAGCAGACCGAGATCCAGCCTTCGCCGCTGCCGGGCATTAAAACCGTGCTGAGTGAGAGCGGTGTGCTGTACGTCACCGAAGACGGCAAACACTTCCTGCAGGGGCCGCTGTACGACGTCAGCGGCGGCCAGCCGGTCAACGTGACCAATCAGCTGCTGCAGAAAAAAGTCGATGCGTTAAGCAGCGAGATGATCGTGTACAAAGCCGCAAAAGAGCAGCATGTGATCACGGTATTTACCGATATCACCTGTGGCTACTGCCGCAAGCTGCACGAGCAGATGGCTGACTACAACGCGCTGGGCATTACCGTGCGCTACCTGGCCTTCCCGCGTGAAGGGATGAATGGTCAGGTAGCCAAAGAGATGAAGTCCGTCTGGTGCAGCGCCGACCCGCGCAAAGCATTCAGCGCCGCGATGAAGGGCGACACGGTCGCACCGGCCGATTGTAAAATCGATATTGGTCAGCAGTACAAACTGGGCGTGCTGTTCGGCATTCAGGGCACCCCTGCCATGCTGCTGGAAAATGGCACCATGATCCCCGGCTATCAGGGGCCGCAGGATCTGAAGAAATTCCTCGACAGCCAGAAAAACGGCGGCTGA
- the creC gene encoding two-component system sensor histidine kinase CreC → MRIGMRLLLGYFLIVAVAAWFVLNIFLQEIKPGVRRAMEGTLVDTATLLAQFARSDILSGNPQRGELAQAFAQLADYPVNASISGIAKRRNEYRVYLTDDRGKVLFDSAGRATGEDYSRWNDVWLTLRGQYGARSTRSNPDDESSSVMYVAAPVRDGERLIGVVSVGKANSTMLPVIRRSEHRILWAGAALLGIALLIGLGFVLWINRSVGRLVRYADSVTRGDALPLPAMNSSELRKLAQALESMRLRLEGKRYIEHYAHALTHELKSPLAAIRGAAEILQECPPVEVVQRFSANILQQNARMQRLIDNLLRQAKLENRPEIALQTLELLPLMASLCDSRAVQAQGKHLHIDHIAVAGISVNADRLLLEQALANLLDNALDFTPQQGEVTLSAELLDTEIVIKVSDSGSGIPDYALPFIFDRFYSLARSNGEKSSGLGLAFVQEVARLHHGKITLSNLPQGGVVACLTLKKSFTTSPSLHTASFSPH, encoded by the coding sequence ATGCGTATCGGAATGCGCCTGCTGCTCGGCTACTTCCTGATTGTCGCGGTAGCCGCCTGGTTTGTACTGAACATCTTCCTGCAGGAGATAAAACCCGGCGTGCGGCGCGCCATGGAAGGCACGCTGGTGGATACCGCCACGCTGCTGGCACAGTTTGCCCGTAGCGATATATTGAGCGGCAATCCGCAGCGTGGAGAGCTGGCGCAGGCATTTGCCCAGCTGGCTGATTATCCGGTCAACGCCAGCATTAGCGGTATTGCCAAGCGGCGTAATGAGTATCGCGTTTACCTCACTGACGATCGCGGCAAGGTTTTATTCGACTCGGCAGGGCGGGCGACGGGGGAGGATTACTCGCGCTGGAACGATGTCTGGCTGACGCTGCGCGGGCAGTACGGCGCGCGCAGTACCCGCAGTAATCCGGATGATGAAAGCAGTTCAGTGATGTACGTGGCTGCTCCGGTGCGTGACGGCGAGCGGCTAATCGGCGTGGTCAGCGTAGGCAAGGCCAACAGCACTATGCTGCCGGTGATCCGCCGCAGTGAGCACCGCATTCTGTGGGCGGGTGCGGCGCTGCTGGGGATAGCCTTGCTGATTGGGCTGGGATTTGTGCTGTGGATCAACCGCTCGGTTGGGCGATTAGTGCGCTATGCCGACTCGGTCACGCGCGGCGATGCGCTGCCGCTGCCCGCGATGAACAGCAGTGAACTGCGTAAGCTGGCGCAGGCGCTGGAGAGTATGCGCCTGAGGCTGGAGGGCAAACGCTATATTGAGCACTATGCTCACGCCCTGACGCACGAGTTGAAAAGCCCGCTGGCGGCAATACGCGGAGCGGCGGAAATTCTTCAGGAGTGCCCCCCGGTCGAAGTGGTACAACGCTTCTCTGCCAATATCCTGCAGCAAAATGCGCGCATGCAAAGGCTGATCGACAACCTGCTGCGCCAGGCGAAGCTTGAAAACCGCCCGGAGATTGCGCTGCAAACCCTGGAACTGCTGCCGCTGATGGCATCGCTCTGCGACAGTCGTGCGGTGCAGGCACAGGGTAAGCATCTGCACATTGACCATATTGCCGTTGCCGGGATCAGCGTGAATGCCGATCGGCTACTGCTGGAACAGGCGCTGGCTAATCTGTTGGATAACGCCCTGGATTTTACGCCGCAGCAGGGAGAGGTGACGCTGAGTGCCGAACTTCTTGATACGGAAATCGTCATCAAGGTCAGCGACAGCGGGAGCGGTATCCCTGATTACGCCCTGCCGTTTATCTTTGACCGTTTTTACTCCCTGGCGCGCAGCAATGGAGAGAAAAGCAGCGGATTGGGGCTGGCTTTCGTGCAGGAAGTGGCGCGTCTGCATCACGGCAAAATAACGCTGAGCAATCTGCCGCAGGGAGGGGTGGTTGCCTGTCTGACGCTAAAGAAATCCTTCACCACTTCACCGTCCCTTCACACAGCTTCATTCTCACCTCATTAA
- the xerD gene encoding site-specific tyrosine recombinase XerD codes for MQDNDLIEQFLDALWIERNLAQNTVASYRLDLRSLCGWLEHQQLSLLSVDAVSLQGFLAERLEGGYKASSSARLLSAMRRLFQYLYREKLREDDPSALLSSPKLPQRLPKDLSEAQVERLLQSPCLDQPIELRDKAMLELLYATGLRVTELVGLTLSDVSLRQGVVRVIGKGNKERLVPMGEEAVHWIEQFIEYGRPWLLNGQTLDVLFPSNRAQQMTRQTFWHRIKHYATLAGIDSEKLSPHVLRHAFATHLLNHGADLRVVQMLLGHSDLSTTQIYTHVATERLRQLHQQHHPRA; via the coding sequence GTGCAGGATAACGATCTGATTGAGCAATTTCTTGATGCCCTGTGGATCGAGCGCAATCTGGCGCAGAATACCGTTGCCTCTTATCGTCTCGACCTGCGTTCGCTGTGCGGCTGGCTGGAGCATCAACAGCTGTCATTACTGAGCGTGGATGCCGTCAGCCTGCAGGGGTTTCTCGCCGAGCGGCTGGAAGGCGGTTACAAAGCCTCCAGCTCTGCCCGTCTGTTGAGTGCCATGCGCCGCCTGTTCCAGTACCTCTACCGCGAGAAGCTGCGCGAGGACGACCCCAGCGCGCTGCTCTCCTCGCCCAAACTGCCGCAGCGCCTGCCTAAGGATCTGTCGGAAGCACAGGTCGAACGCCTGCTGCAGTCACCCTGCCTTGATCAGCCGATTGAGCTGCGCGATAAAGCGATGCTGGAACTGCTGTACGCCACCGGGCTGCGCGTCACCGAACTGGTGGGTTTAACGCTCAGCGATGTCAGCCTGCGCCAGGGCGTGGTGCGGGTGATCGGTAAAGGCAACAAGGAGCGGCTGGTACCGATGGGCGAGGAAGCGGTGCACTGGATCGAGCAGTTTATCGAGTACGGGCGCCCGTGGCTGCTTAACGGCCAGACGCTGGACGTGCTGTTTCCCAGTAACCGCGCGCAACAAATGACCCGACAAACCTTCTGGCATCGCATCAAACATTACGCCACACTGGCGGGTATCGACAGCGAAAAACTGTCACCGCACGTGCTGAGGCATGCGTTTGCCACGCATCTTCTTAACCACGGCGCTGATTTACGCGTGGTGCAGATGCTGTTAGGCCACAGCGATTTATCCACTACCCAGATTTATACGCACGTGGCGACCGAGCGCCTGCGCCAGCTGCATCAGCAGCATCACCCGCGTGCCTGA
- the recJ gene encoding single-stranded-DNA-specific exonuclease RecJ: protein MNSKTELRRREATDAAALPAELHPLLRRLYAQRGVTAAAELERGAKNLHPFQSLSGIQRAVEILQRALADNLCIMIVGDFDADGATSTALTVLALRSMGGSNIKYLVPNRFDDGYGLSPEVVEQAAARGAQLIVTVDNGISSHAGVALAHEKGIPVVVTDHHLPGDSLPEADAIVNPNLSDCQFPSRALAGVGVAFYLMLALRSQLRDSGVTTLPNLAELLDLVALGTVADVVPLDANNRILVWQGLSRIRAGKCRPGIRALLEIANRDARQLAASDLGFALGPRLNAAGRLDDMSVGVALLLSDDLGQARMLASELDALNQTRKEIEQGMQSEALALCDRLESSDDALPLGIAMYHPEWHQGVVGILASRLKERFHRPVIAFAPAGDGTLKGSGRSIAGLHMRDALERLDTLNPGLIIKFGGHAMAAGLSLEASKFDEFRQRFAELVGEWLDAESLQGVVWSDGELMAQELTLPTAELLREAGPWGQAFPEPTFDGKFKLLQQRLVGERHLKVMIEPLGGGPLLDGIAFNVDTTLWPDPSVRQVELAYKLDVNEFRGNRTVQLIIDHLWAL from the coding sequence GTGAACAGTAAAACTGAACTCCGTCGCCGCGAGGCGACGGATGCTGCTGCACTTCCTGCTGAACTGCACCCGCTGTTACGTCGTCTCTACGCTCAACGCGGTGTCACCGCGGCTGCCGAGCTGGAGCGCGGTGCGAAAAACCTGCATCCCTTCCAGTCGCTGAGCGGTATTCAGCGGGCGGTTGAGATCCTGCAGCGCGCGCTGGCGGATAACCTGTGCATCATGATCGTCGGCGATTTCGACGCCGACGGTGCCACCAGCACCGCATTGACGGTGCTGGCACTGCGCAGCATGGGCGGCAGCAACATTAAATATCTGGTGCCGAACCGGTTTGATGATGGCTATGGCCTCAGTCCCGAAGTGGTTGAGCAGGCCGCGGCACGCGGCGCGCAGCTGATTGTCACGGTCGATAACGGCATCTCCTCCCACGCGGGTGTGGCGCTGGCGCACGAGAAAGGGATCCCGGTGGTCGTGACCGATCACCACCTGCCGGGCGACTCGCTGCCTGAAGCCGACGCAATTGTTAACCCCAACCTGAGCGACTGCCAGTTCCCTTCACGGGCGCTGGCGGGCGTGGGCGTGGCGTTCTACCTGATGCTGGCCCTGCGATCGCAGCTGCGCGACAGCGGCGTGACCACTCTGCCAAACCTGGCGGAACTGCTGGATCTGGTGGCGCTGGGCACGGTCGCCGACGTGGTACCGCTGGATGCTAATAACCGCATCCTGGTGTGGCAGGGGCTGAGCCGTATTCGCGCCGGGAAATGCCGCCCGGGTATCCGCGCGCTGCTGGAGATCGCCAATCGCGATGCCCGTCAGCTGGCCGCCAGCGACTTAGGCTTCGCGCTCGGGCCGCGGTTAAATGCTGCGGGCCGTCTCGACGATATGTCGGTTGGCGTGGCGCTGCTGCTGAGTGACGATCTCGGTCAGGCACGTATGCTGGCCAGCGAGCTGGATGCGTTAAACCAGACGCGTAAAGAGATCGAGCAGGGGATGCAGTCGGAAGCGCTGGCGCTGTGCGATCGTCTCGAAAGCAGCGATGACGCGCTGCCGCTCGGTATCGCCATGTATCATCCCGAGTGGCATCAGGGCGTGGTCGGCATTCTGGCCTCGCGCCTGAAGGAGCGCTTCCACCGCCCGGTGATCGCCTTTGCTCCGGCGGGGGACGGTACGCTGAAAGGCTCAGGCCGCTCTATTGCCGGGCTGCATATGCGTGACGCACTGGAGCGGCTTGATACGCTAAACCCCGGGCTGATCATTAAGTTTGGCGGCCACGCGATGGCGGCGGGTTTGTCGCTGGAGGCGTCTAAGTTCGACGAGTTCCGCCAGCGCTTTGCTGAGCTGGTCGGCGAGTGGCTGGATGCCGAGTCCCTTCAGGGCGTGGTCTGGTCCGACGGTGAGCTGATGGCACAGGAGCTGACGTTACCCACGGCGGAGCTGCTGCGCGAAGCCGGTCCGTGGGGGCAGGCCTTCCCGGAGCCGACCTTCGACGGCAAGTTCAAGCTGTTACAGCAGCGGCTGGTGGGCGAGCGTCATCTGAAAGTGATGATTGAGCCGCTTGGCGGCGGCCCGCTGCTGGACGGTATTGCCTTTAATGTCGATACCACCCTGTGGCCGGACCCGAGCGTCAGGCAGGTTGAGCTGGCGTACAAGCTCGACGTCAATGAGTTTCGCGGTAACCGTACCGTGCAGCTGATTATCGACCATCTCTGGGCGCTGTAA
- the creD gene encoding cell envelope integrity protein CreD: MIKSPLFWKVLTLIGCLLLLLVPLQMLSSLIAERTAWRDDVALKLSQSTSGPQRLFGPLIAVPWSEITREMQDGKEVTKQVSHLRYYLPESLKVAGEQRVEPRSVGIYQGQVWRTDLALSATFDGGQLRDLNRPGITLGEPKLVMALGDSRGISGVSALHIGEQSFDFQPGSELPGSSEGLHVTLPDRVLQEQSLALNFTLKLQGTQQLEVVPLGKNSTFDLQSNWPHPGFTGSFLPEKHTITAQGYSARWQSSWFANNLNSLVRDDRTVSSDKLPAFSAMVVNPVDQYQQTERAVKYAVLLIGLTFMAFFLFETLTALRVHPMQYLLVGLSLVMFFLVLLALSEHIGFNLAWLSASLTCAAINGFYLQAVLKGWRRSLMFVTGLLVLDAVLWQLLQSEDSALLLGTGVLMAALAAIMALTRHIDWYRLSATQVINGLSEKEGQPRQ; this comes from the coding sequence ATGATCAAATCCCCGCTATTCTGGAAAGTATTAACCCTTATTGGCTGCCTGCTGCTGCTGCTGGTACCGCTGCAAATGCTCAGCTCACTGATCGCCGAGCGTACCGCCTGGCGCGATGATGTGGCGCTCAAGCTCAGTCAGAGTACCAGCGGTCCGCAGCGCCTTTTTGGTCCACTGATTGCCGTACCCTGGAGCGAAATCACCCGCGAAATGCAGGACGGAAAAGAGGTGACCAAACAGGTCAGCCACCTGCGTTATTACCTGCCAGAGAGCCTGAAAGTGGCTGGGGAGCAGCGTGTGGAGCCGCGCAGCGTGGGCATTTATCAGGGGCAGGTATGGCGCACAGACCTTGCGCTGAGCGCCACCTTTGATGGCGGGCAGTTACGCGACCTGAACAGACCCGGCATTACGCTCGGTGAGCCTAAGCTGGTGATGGCATTGGGGGATTCGCGCGGCATCAGCGGCGTGTCAGCACTGCATATCGGCGAGCAGAGCTTCGATTTCCAGCCGGGAAGTGAACTGCCGGGCAGCAGCGAAGGGCTGCATGTCACCCTGCCTGACCGTGTGCTGCAGGAGCAGAGTCTGGCGCTGAATTTTACCCTCAAGCTTCAGGGGACTCAGCAGCTGGAGGTGGTGCCGCTGGGGAAAAACAGTACTTTCGATTTACAAAGCAACTGGCCGCACCCGGGCTTTACCGGCAGCTTCCTGCCCGAAAAGCACACCATTACAGCGCAGGGCTACAGTGCCCGCTGGCAGAGCAGCTGGTTTGCCAACAACCTGAACTCGCTGGTGCGTGACGACCGCACCGTCAGCAGCGATAAACTGCCTGCTTTCAGCGCGATGGTGGTCAATCCGGTTGATCAGTATCAGCAAACTGAGCGGGCGGTCAAATATGCCGTACTGCTGATTGGCCTGACTTTTATGGCGTTCTTTCTGTTCGAAACCCTCACCGCGCTGCGCGTTCACCCGATGCAGTATCTGCTGGTTGGATTGTCGCTGGTGATGTTCTTCCTGGTGCTGCTGGCGCTGTCTGAGCATATCGGTTTCAACCTGGCGTGGCTCAGTGCCAGCCTGACCTGCGCGGCGATCAACGGCTTCTACCTGCAGGCGGTGCTGAAAGGATGGCGCCGAAGCCTGATGTTTGTCACCGGGCTGCTGGTGCTGGATGCGGTGCTGTGGCAGCTGCTGCAGTCAGAGGATAGTGCGCTGCTACTGGGAACCGGGGTATTGATGGCGGCACTGGCAGCAATTATGGCTCTGACGCGCCATATCGACTGGTATCGCCTGTCCGCAACGCAGGTCATTAACGGGCTGAGCGAAAAAGAGGGCCAGCCGCGACAGTAA
- a CDS encoding LysE family translocator has product MSVTDALLAFTFAATLLTLTPGLDTALILRTSTVEGSRKAIQAQLGINAGCLAWAAAVAFGLGALIAVSELAYNLLKWCGAAYLAWLGAQMLLKPRSQMGEARLAKGTQNWFLRGFFGNLLNPKVGIFYVSFLPQFIPSGHSPVLWTFGLVMIHVLLGTLWSSLLIFSTRRLSGVLKREKVVKWLDRTTGGVFLLFAAKLALSRRPG; this is encoded by the coding sequence ATGTCCGTTACTGATGCCCTGCTGGCATTTACTTTCGCCGCCACCCTGCTCACCCTGACGCCGGGGCTGGATACCGCGCTGATTTTGCGCACCTCCACCGTGGAGGGCAGCAGAAAGGCCATTCAGGCACAGCTGGGGATCAATGCCGGCTGTCTGGCGTGGGCAGCGGCGGTCGCTTTCGGCCTGGGTGCGCTGATTGCGGTGTCCGAGCTGGCGTACAACCTGCTGAAGTGGTGCGGTGCCGCCTATCTCGCCTGGCTGGGCGCACAGATGCTGCTGAAGCCACGCAGCCAGATGGGCGAGGCCAGGCTGGCAAAAGGCACGCAAAACTGGTTTTTGCGCGGCTTTTTCGGCAATTTGCTGAACCCGAAAGTGGGTATTTTTTACGTCTCTTTCCTGCCGCAGTTTATCCCGAGCGGACATTCACCGGTGCTGTGGACTTTTGGCCTGGTGATGATCCACGTGCTGCTCGGCACACTGTGGTCATCGTTACTGATTTTCAGCACGCGCCGTCTTTCCGGGGTGCTGAAGCGTGAGAAGGTAGTGAAATGGCTGGACCGCACCACCGGCGGGGTGTTTCTGCTGTTTGCCGCGAAGCTGGCGCTGAGCCGCCGCCCGGGATAG
- the fldB gene encoding flavodoxin FldB — MNIGLFYGSSTCYTEMAAEKIRDFIGEDLVTLHNLKDDSPALMEQYDLLILGIPTWDFGELQEDWEAIWTDLPTLNLQGKVVALYGMGDQGEYSEWFLDALGMLHEVLAPSGVKFVGYWPLAGYEFTSTKPLTADGQKFVGLALDDITQFEQTDERIAQWCEQILTEMAELL; from the coding sequence ATGAATATTGGTCTGTTTTACGGCTCCAGCACCTGTTATACCGAAATGGCCGCTGAGAAAATCCGCGACTTTATCGGCGAAGATCTCGTCACGCTGCACAACCTGAAAGATGACTCCCCGGCGCTGATGGAGCAGTACGATCTGCTGATCCTCGGCATTCCCACCTGGGATTTTGGCGAGCTGCAGGAGGACTGGGAAGCGATCTGGACCGATCTGCCAACGCTGAATCTGCAGGGCAAAGTGGTGGCGCTGTACGGCATGGGCGATCAGGGGGAGTACAGCGAATGGTTCCTCGATGCGCTGGGCATGCTGCATGAAGTACTGGCCCCGTCCGGCGTCAAGTTTGTCGGCTACTGGCCGCTGGCAGGCTACGAATTTACCAGTACCAAACCGCTCACCGCGGATGGTCAGAAATTTGTCGGGCTGGCGCTGGATGATATCACCCAGTTTGAGCAGACCGATGAGCGCATTGCGCAGTGGTGTGAGCAGATCCTGACCGAGATGGCGGAGCTGCTGTAA
- the prfB gene encoding peptide chain release factor 2 (programmed frameshift): MFEINPVKNRIQDLTERSAVLRGYLDYDAKKERLQEVNAELEQPDVWNEPDRAQALGKERSALEAVVETLDLMEQGLEDVTGLLELAVEAEDEETFNEAVAELDILEKKLGELEFRRMFSGEYDSADCYMDIQAGSGGTEAQDWASMLLRMYLRWAEAKGYKTEIIEESDGEVAGTKSATIKIIGDYAFGWLRTETGVHRLVRKSPFDSGGRRHTSFSSVFVYPEVDDNIDIDINPADLRIDVYRASGAGGQHVNKTESAVRITHLPTNIVVQCQNDRSQHKNKDQAFKQLRAKLYEYEMQKKNADKQAAEDNKSDIGWGSQIRSYVLDDSRIKDLRTNVETRNTQAVLDGDLDRFIEASLKAGL; the protein is encoded by the exons ATGTTTGAAATTAATCCGGTAAAGAACCGTATTCAGGATCTCACAGAGCGCAGCGCCGTTCTTAGGGGGTATCTT GACTATGATGCCAAGAAAGAACGCCTGCAGGAAGTAAACGCTGAACTTGAGCAGCCTGATGTCTGGAATGAACCTGACCGCGCCCAGGCGCTGGGTAAAGAGCGCTCTGCATTAGAAGCCGTCGTTGAAACGCTGGATCTGATGGAGCAGGGGCTGGAAGATGTCACTGGCCTGCTTGAGCTGGCCGTAGAAGCCGAAGACGAAGAGACCTTCAATGAAGCAGTGGCTGAACTCGATATTCTGGAAAAGAAACTCGGTGAATTAGAGTTCCGCCGCATGTTCTCCGGCGAGTACGACAGCGCTGACTGCTACATGGATATTCAGGCCGGTTCCGGCGGCACCGAAGCACAGGACTGGGCCAGCATGCTGCTGCGGATGTATCTGCGCTGGGCGGAAGCCAAAGGCTATAAAACCGAAATTATTGAAGAGTCCGACGGTGAAGTGGCCGGAACCAAATCCGCCACCATTAAAATCATCGGCGACTACGCGTTCGGCTGGTTGCGTACTGAAACCGGCGTGCATCGCCTGGTACGTAAAAGCCCGTTCGACTCCGGCGGCCGCCGCCACACTTCGTTCAGTTCGGTGTTTGTCTATCCGGAAGTGGACGACAATATCGATATCGATATCAACCCGGCCGACCTGCGTATTGACGTTTATCGCGCTTCCGGTGCCGGTGGTCAGCACGTCAACAAAACCGAGTCGGCGGTGCGTATTACCCACTTACCGACCAACATTGTGGTGCAGTGCCAGAACGACCGTTCTCAGCATAAGAACAAAGATCAGGCCTTCAAACAGCTGCGTGCCAAGCTGTATGAATATGAAATGCAGAAGAAAAATGCGGACAAACAGGCGGCGGAAGACAACAAGTCTGACATCGGCTGGGGCAGCCAGATCCGCTCTTACGTGCTGGATGACTCCCGCATCAAGGATCTGCGTACCAACGTAGAAACGCGCAATACTCAGGCGGTTCTGGACGGCGATCTGGATCGTTTTATCGAAGCAAGTTTGAAAGCAGGGTTATAA